One Actinomycetota bacterium DNA segment encodes these proteins:
- a CDS encoding xanthine dehydrogenase family protein subunit M, producing MIPATFDYVRASSAEEAVSLLHEHGDEAKLLAGGHSLLPLMKLRLATPSVLVDVGRVRELSYVRDAGDHVAVGALTRHRDLETDETLRREVPILARVASLVGDPQVRHRGTLGGSIAHGDPASDLPAVVLALGGTLVVQGSGGTREIPATEFFRGFFDTALAPDEMLTEVRLPKVAGAGWSYQKFNRRAQDWAIVGVAAVRNGVTGVALVNMASVPLRATAVEQALRDGASAADAAEHAAEGTEPPVDLNAGVEYRENLARVLVRRALEEAGA from the coding sequence GTGATTCCCGCCACGTTCGACTACGTGCGCGCTTCGTCGGCCGAAGAGGCGGTGTCGCTGCTGCACGAGCACGGCGACGAAGCCAAGCTGCTGGCCGGAGGGCACTCGCTGTTGCCGCTGATGAAGCTGCGCCTGGCCACGCCGTCGGTGCTCGTCGACGTCGGTCGCGTGCGCGAGCTGTCGTACGTGCGCGATGCCGGTGACCACGTCGCGGTCGGCGCGCTCACCCGTCATCGCGACCTCGAGACCGACGAGACCCTGCGACGCGAGGTGCCGATCCTCGCGCGGGTCGCCAGCCTCGTCGGCGACCCTCAGGTGCGTCACCGGGGCACGCTCGGCGGCTCGATCGCGCACGGCGACCCCGCATCCGACCTTCCCGCGGTCGTGCTCGCCCTCGGAGGCACGCTCGTGGTCCAAGGCTCGGGCGGAACGCGCGAGATCCCGGCCACCGAGTTCTTCCGGGGCTTCTTCGACACCGCGCTGGCGCCCGACGAGATGCTCACCGAGGTCCGCCTGCCGAAGGTCGCCGGCGCGGGCTGGTCGTACCAGAAGTTCAACCGACGCGCCCAGGACTGGGCCATCGTGGGGGTGGCCGCGGTGCGCAACGGGGTCACCGGTGTCGCACTCGTCAACATGGCCTCGGTGCCGCTGCGCGCCACCGCGGTCGAGCAGGCGCTCCGCGATGGTGCCTCGGCAGCCGACGCGGCCGAGCACGCGGCAGAGGGCACGGAGCCGCCCGTGGACCTCAACGCCGGCGTCGAATACCGGGAGAACCTCGCGCGCGTGCTGGTGCGCCGGGCGCTGGAGGAAGCGGGAGCATGA
- a CDS encoding DUF72 domain-containing protein — protein MGDAWVGTSGWAYAEWIGSFYPKGTTAARMLRHYATQLSTVEAHSTYRRLPSASTLERWGAQVPGAFRFAPKAHIGITHRRDLDGLDERMRAFFASVTSLGPRLGPVLFQLPHQRPDLTRLDALLEAMPVGVAAAFELGPAWFTGDEAGDVLDRLAGRQATIVLVETDARPAADVDVGPFTYARLRRSHYSAAELDRWGERLAKLQADGRDLYVYLRHDDEGQAPGYARQLMERLA, from the coding sequence GTGGGCGACGCGTGGGTGGGCACCAGCGGCTGGGCCTACGCCGAGTGGATCGGCAGCTTCTATCCGAAGGGCACGACTGCGGCACGCATGCTGCGCCACTACGCGACCCAGCTGTCCACGGTCGAGGCCCACAGCACGTACCGGCGGCTGCCTTCGGCGTCCACGCTCGAGCGGTGGGGCGCACAGGTGCCCGGGGCGTTCCGCTTCGCGCCGAAGGCCCACATCGGCATCACGCACCGGCGCGACCTCGACGGGCTCGACGAGCGGATGCGCGCCTTCTTCGCCTCGGTGACCAGCCTGGGGCCACGCCTCGGGCCCGTCCTCTTCCAGCTCCCGCACCAACGACCGGACCTGACGCGCCTCGACGCGCTCCTCGAGGCGATGCCGGTCGGGGTCGCGGCCGCCTTCGAGCTGGGCCCGGCGTGGTTCACCGGCGACGAGGCGGGCGATGTCCTCGACCGTCTCGCCGGTCGCCAGGCCACCATCGTGCTCGTGGAGACCGACGCACGGCCCGCGGCGGATGTCGACGTCGGCCCGTTCACCTACGCGCGCCTGCGTCGCTCGCACTACAGCGCGGCCGAGCTCGACCGGTGGGGAGAGCGCCTGGCCAAGCTGCAGGCGGACGGGCGTGACCTTTACGTCTATCTTCGCCACGACGACGAGGGCCAGGCGCCCGGCTACGCCCGACAACTGATGGAGAGACTCGCGTGA
- a CDS encoding extradiol dioxygenase has product MITGAHVVLHTPEADALRAVLRDVMGWSYVDVHDGWLIFALPPAEVGVHPGDSPRHELTLMCDDIHATVADLREKGIEFRGEPQAAGFGVQVTMVLPGGVEVMLYEPRHATAI; this is encoded by the coding sequence ATGATCACGGGTGCGCATGTCGTGCTGCACACGCCGGAGGCCGACGCCCTACGCGCCGTGCTGCGTGACGTGATGGGTTGGAGCTACGTCGACGTCCACGACGGTTGGCTCATCTTCGCGCTGCCGCCCGCCGAGGTCGGCGTGCATCCCGGCGACTCCCCGCGGCACGAGCTGACGTTGATGTGCGACGACATCCACGCCACGGTCGCCGATCTGCGGGAGAAGGGCATCGAGTTCCGGGGTGAGCCGCAAGCCGCCGGATTCGGGGTCCAGGTGACCATGGTGCTGCCCGGCGGCGTGGAGGTCATGCTCTACGAGCCGCGTCACGCCACCGCCATCTGA
- a CDS encoding acyl-CoA desaturase, which yields MAPTSVLDRPVRRSAPKPPDERINRTSSIPFLALHLVPLLAIFTGVSRTDLIVCAALYLGRMFFITAGYHRYFAHRSYKMARVPQFLMALGGTTAAQKGPLWWAAHHRDHHRYADTDRDIHSPSKGFWWSHVGWFLSDRFKATNVDGIRDFARYPELRWLDRHDWVGAWALGAVTFLLFGWSGLVVGFFVSTILLWHGTFLVNSVAHVFGRRRYETDDTSRNSLLVALATGGEGWHNNHHHYPASARQGFFWWEIDPTWYGLRILSWVGLVRGLRTPPERVLVSDRAS from the coding sequence ATGGCCCCCACATCCGTCCTCGACCGTCCCGTTCGCCGGAGCGCGCCCAAGCCGCCCGACGAGCGCATCAACCGCACCTCGTCGATCCCGTTCCTGGCCCTCCACCTCGTGCCCCTGCTCGCGATCTTCACGGGCGTCTCGCGCACCGACCTGATCGTCTGCGCCGCGCTCTACCTCGGCCGGATGTTCTTCATCACCGCCGGGTACCACCGCTACTTCGCGCACCGGAGCTACAAGATGGCGCGCGTGCCGCAGTTCCTCATGGCGCTCGGCGGCACCACCGCCGCCCAGAAGGGCCCGCTCTGGTGGGCCGCCCACCACCGCGACCACCACCGCTATGCCGACACCGACCGCGACATCCACTCGCCGTCGAAGGGATTCTGGTGGAGCCACGTCGGGTGGTTCCTCTCCGACCGCTTCAAGGCGACCAACGTGGACGGCATCCGCGACTTCGCGCGCTATCCCGAGCTGCGCTGGCTCGACCGCCACGACTGGGTCGGCGCGTGGGCGCTCGGGGCCGTCACCTTCCTCCTCTTCGGATGGAGCGGCCTCGTCGTCGGGTTCTTCGTGTCCACCATCCTCCTGTGGCACGGCACGTTCCTCGTGAACTCCGTGGCCCACGTCTTCGGGCGACGCCGTTACGAAACCGACGACACGAGCCGCAACTCGCTGCTCGTCGCGCTCGCCACGGGTGGCGAGGGGTGGCACAACAACCACCACCACTACCCCGCGTCGGCGCGTCAGGGCTTCTTCTGGTGGGAGATCGACCCGACCTGGTACGGGCTGAGGATCCTGTCGTGGGTGGGCCTCGTGCGCGGCCTGCGCACCCCGCCCGAGCGCGTGCTCGTCAGCGACCGCGCGTCGTAG
- a CDS encoding septum formation initiator family protein, protein MRPDQDGRTRPVGPDRQVQPAAAHRAGPRRDRRVPGSVAVRRSSWLLVASVVALAGVLFLFVFPTSSWLAQRRDRHQVEAQLRQVTARNQSLERRVRLLRTPQEIERIAREKYNLVRPGEEAFAILPPRPAPAPARARRTDTRAGEQRNRGGLWERVWARAGALF, encoded by the coding sequence CTGCGGCCAGATCAAGACGGGCGCACCCGCCCGGTCGGACCGGACCGCCAAGTACAACCAGCTGCTGCGCATCGAGCAGGGCCTCGGCGAGACCGCCGCGTTCCGGGGTCTGTCGCAGTGAGGCGCTCGAGCTGGCTCCTCGTCGCGTCTGTCGTCGCGCTGGCAGGGGTGCTCTTCCTGTTCGTGTTCCCGACCAGCTCGTGGCTGGCCCAGCGCCGCGACCGCCACCAGGTCGAGGCCCAGCTGCGCCAGGTGACCGCGCGCAACCAGAGCCTCGAGCGACGCGTCCGGCTGCTGCGGACGCCGCAGGAGATCGAGCGGATCGCCCGCGAGAAGTACAACCTCGTGCGTCCGGGCGAGGAGGCGTTCGCGATCCTGCCGCCGCGTCCCGCGCCCGCGCCCGCCCGGGCGAGGCGTACCGACACGCGGGCGGGTGAGCAGCGCAACCGCGGAGGCCTCTGGGAGCGCGTCTGGGCCCGGGCCGGCGCCCTCTTCTGA
- a CDS encoding phosphopyruvate hydratase, with protein MSSIEHVLGREVLDSRGNPTVEVEVFLGTGAHGRAIVPSGASTGQFEAVELRDGDDRRFGGKGVLRAVENVNGEIRDAVTGLEGLDQRLVDGELLSLDGTDDKRRLGANAILGTSLAVARAGADELELPLYRYVGGTNAHVLPVPMMNVVNGGVHADNNVDLQEFMIMPVGAASYSEALRWGVETYHVLKQVLIERGLSTAVGDEGGFAPDLASNEDAVRLLVEAVERAGYTPGEQIAIALDPAASEIFRDGRYDLAGEGRQLTSDEFAGFWVDLCDRYPIVSIEDGMAEEDWDGWATLTRALDDRVQLVGDDLFVTNVERLQRGIDRKIANAILVKVNQIGTLTETLETVDLAHGSAYRAVMSHRSGETEDATIADLAVATNCGQIKTGAPARSDRTAKYNQLLRIEQGLGETAAFRGLSQ; from the coding sequence ATGAGCTCGATCGAGCACGTGCTGGGCCGCGAGGTCCTCGACTCGAGGGGGAACCCGACGGTCGAGGTCGAGGTGTTCCTGGGCACCGGCGCCCACGGCCGGGCGATCGTGCCCTCCGGCGCGTCGACCGGGCAGTTCGAGGCGGTCGAGCTGCGCGACGGCGACGACCGGCGCTTCGGCGGCAAAGGGGTGCTGCGCGCCGTCGAGAACGTGAACGGCGAGATCCGCGACGCGGTCACCGGGCTCGAGGGCCTCGACCAACGCCTCGTCGACGGCGAGCTGCTGTCGCTCGACGGAACCGACGACAAGCGTCGCCTGGGCGCCAACGCCATCCTGGGCACGTCGCTCGCCGTCGCGCGCGCGGGGGCCGACGAGCTCGAGCTGCCCCTCTACCGCTACGTCGGCGGCACCAACGCGCACGTGTTGCCGGTGCCGATGATGAACGTCGTCAACGGTGGCGTGCACGCGGACAACAACGTCGACCTGCAGGAGTTCATGATCATGCCGGTCGGCGCGGCGTCGTATTCGGAGGCCCTGCGCTGGGGTGTCGAGACGTACCACGTGCTGAAGCAGGTGCTGATCGAACGAGGCCTGTCGACTGCGGTGGGCGACGAAGGCGGGTTCGCACCCGACCTCGCGTCGAACGAGGACGCGGTGCGGCTGCTCGTCGAGGCCGTCGAGCGGGCCGGCTACACGCCCGGTGAGCAGATCGCCATCGCCCTCGACCCCGCGGCGAGCGAGATCTTTCGTGACGGCCGCTACGACCTCGCCGGCGAGGGCCGTCAGCTGACGTCGGACGAGTTCGCCGGGTTCTGGGTCGACCTGTGCGACCGCTACCCGATCGTGTCGATCGAGGACGGCATGGCCGAGGAGGACTGGGACGGCTGGGCCACGCTCACGCGCGCGCTCGACGACCGTGTGCAGCTCGTCGGCGACGACCTCTTCGTCACCAACGTGGAGCGCCTGCAGCGGGGGATCGACCGCAAGATCGCCAACGCCATCCTCGTCAAGGTCAACCAGATCGGCACGCTCACCGAGACGCTCGAGACGGTCGACCTCGCGCACGGGTCCGCCTACCGCGCGGTTATGTCGCACCGCTCGGGTGAGACGGAGGACGCCACCATCGCCGACCTGGCCGTGGCCACCAACTGCGGCCAGATCAAGACGGGCGCACCCGCCCGGTCGGACCGGACCGCCAAGTACAACCAGCTGCTGCGCATCGAGCAGGGCCTCGGCGAGACCGCCGCGTTCCGGGGTCTGTCGCAGTGA
- a CDS encoding MoxR family ATPase, which yields MTVDDVAEALAAHQYLADEGLATAVFLALTLHRPLLVEGEAGVGKTEVAKVLARWTGGDLLRIQCYEGIDVAQAVYEWDYARQLLHVRALEASHEAVVEDELYSERFLVRRPLLQAIDSPPGGPPPVLLIDEVDRADDEFEAFLLEILSDYAVTIPELGTFRASVPPVVVITSNRTRDVHDALKRRCLYHWVDHPDFEREVAIVRLRAPQVVERLARQVAAAVERLRTLELYKPPGVAETIDWAEALAALGRVDVDEHAVDVTLGTVLKYREDQERVRAHGLGEVVRAAVARGV from the coding sequence GTGACCGTCGACGACGTGGCCGAGGCGCTGGCCGCCCACCAGTACCTGGCCGACGAGGGACTGGCCACCGCGGTGTTCCTCGCGCTCACCTTGCACCGTCCGCTGCTCGTCGAGGGTGAAGCCGGCGTGGGCAAGACCGAGGTGGCCAAGGTGCTGGCGCGCTGGACGGGTGGCGACCTGCTGCGCATCCAGTGCTACGAGGGCATCGACGTCGCCCAGGCCGTCTACGAGTGGGACTACGCGCGCCAGCTGCTCCACGTGCGGGCGCTGGAGGCGTCGCACGAAGCGGTCGTGGAGGACGAGCTCTATTCCGAGCGCTTCCTCGTACGCCGCCCGCTGCTCCAGGCGATCGACTCGCCGCCCGGCGGGCCGCCGCCGGTGCTGCTCATCGACGAGGTCGATCGGGCCGACGACGAGTTCGAGGCGTTCCTGTTGGAGATCCTCTCCGACTACGCGGTCACCATCCCCGAGCTGGGCACGTTCCGCGCCTCGGTCCCGCCGGTGGTCGTGATCACGTCGAACCGCACGCGCGACGTGCACGACGCGCTGAAGCGTCGCTGCCTCTACCACTGGGTCGACCACCCCGACTTCGAGCGGGAGGTGGCCATCGTCCGCCTGCGCGCCCCGCAGGTCGTCGAGCGGCTGGCCCGGCAGGTGGCGGCCGCCGTGGAGCGGCTGCGCACGCTCGAGCTCTACAAGCCTCCGGGCGTGGCCGAGACCATCGACTGGGCCGAGGCCCTCGCCGCGCTCGGCCGTGTCGACGTCGACGAGCACGCGGTCGACGTCACCCTGGGCACCGTCCTCAAGTACCGCGAGGACCAGGAGCGCGTGCGGGCCCACGGCCTCGGCGAGGTCGTCCGGGCGGCGGTGGCGCGCGGTGTCTGA
- the mazG gene encoding nucleoside triphosphate pyrophosphohydrolase: MPRVVVVGLGPAGVELLTAAAAAAIDRVPHRFVRTVRHPAASVVPGATAFDTVYDSSDSFDEVYARIVDAVVDGATSHGEVLYAVPGSPLVAERTVELLRDDPRVAVEIVPGLSFLDLAWARLGVDPVASGARVVDGRRFAVEAAGDRGPLLIAQCDTRAVLSDIKLAVDDPPGPEVTVLHHLGLPDESVRTVAWTELDRAVEPDHLTSLWLPELEVPVAELVRTLRERCPWDREQTHQSLTRHLLEETYEVLEAIEGLPASMPQLEEELGDLLFQVVFHATLAAEAGEFTLADVARGIHDKLVHRHPHVFGAVEADTPDAVMRNWEQIKQVEKGRQSLMDGIPGDLPSLLYAHKVQRKAASVGFDWDSAEGVYPKVAEELREVEADPGDEELGDLLFAAVNLARHLKVDPEAALRGATAKFRDRFRVMEAMAGDRGVELAALDLAGLDALWDDAKATTRGR, translated from the coding sequence ATGCCGCGGGTCGTCGTGGTGGGGCTCGGGCCCGCGGGCGTCGAGCTGCTGACCGCGGCAGCGGCCGCCGCCATCGACCGGGTCCCTCACCGGTTCGTCCGCACCGTGCGCCATCCGGCGGCGTCCGTTGTCCCCGGTGCAACCGCGTTCGATACGGTGTACGACTCGTCGGATTCCTTCGACGAGGTCTACGCCCGCATCGTGGACGCGGTCGTCGACGGGGCGACGAGCCACGGTGAGGTGCTCTACGCCGTGCCCGGGTCGCCGCTCGTCGCCGAGCGCACCGTCGAGCTGCTGCGCGACGACCCACGCGTCGCCGTCGAGATCGTGCCCGGGCTGTCGTTCCTCGACCTCGCGTGGGCCCGGTTGGGGGTCGACCCGGTCGCGAGCGGTGCGCGTGTCGTCGACGGTCGTCGCTTCGCGGTCGAAGCCGCGGGAGACCGGGGCCCGTTGTTGATAGCGCAGTGCGACACGCGCGCCGTGTTATCCGACATCAAGCTCGCGGTCGACGACCCACCGGGGCCCGAGGTGACCGTGCTGCATCATCTCGGGTTGCCCGACGAGTCGGTGCGCACGGTTGCCTGGACCGAGCTCGACCGTGCGGTCGAGCCTGATCACCTCACGTCGTTGTGGCTGCCCGAGCTCGAGGTTCCGGTCGCCGAGCTCGTGCGCACGCTGCGCGAGCGCTGCCCGTGGGACCGCGAGCAGACCCACCAGTCGCTCACGCGCCACCTCCTGGAGGAGACCTACGAGGTGCTCGAGGCCATCGAGGGGCTTCCCGCCTCGATGCCCCAGCTGGAGGAGGAGCTGGGCGACCTGCTCTTCCAGGTCGTCTTCCACGCGACGCTCGCGGCGGAAGCGGGTGAGTTCACTCTCGCGGACGTGGCACGCGGCATCCACGACAAGCTCGTGCACCGCCATCCCCACGTCTTCGGGGCGGTCGAGGCCGACACGCCTGACGCGGTCATGCGGAACTGGGAGCAGATCAAGCAGGTCGAGAAGGGCCGGCAGAGCCTCATGGACGGCATCCCCGGCGATCTTCCGTCGTTGCTCTACGCCCACAAGGTGCAACGCAAGGCGGCGTCGGTTGGCTTCGACTGGGATTCGGCTGAGGGCGTCTACCCGAAGGTGGCCGAGGAGCTGCGCGAGGTCGAGGCCGACCCGGGTGACGAGGAGCTCGGCGACCTGCTCTTCGCGGCGGTCAACCTGGCGCGCCACCTGAAGGTCGACCCGGAGGCGGCGCTGCGGGGGGCAACCGCCAAGTTCCGCGACCGCTTCCGTGTCATGGAAGCAATGGCCGGCGACCGTGGGGTCGAGCTCGCCGCGCTCGACCTGGCCGGGCTCGACGCGCTGTGGGACGACGCGAAGGCTACGACGCGCGGTCGCTGA
- a CDS encoding xanthine dehydrogenase family protein molybdopterin-binding subunit: MSILGNRVQRKEDPKLLTGGATYVDNLKLPGAAYVTYVRSTMPHARIASIDVDDARSAPGVIGVFTAADVDLPAMTPTIPMLDQTMTRPFLADGVVRFAGEAIVAIVTEERYQGEDAAELVFVDYEPLPVVVDPEAAEQSEVVLFPDAGTNVAMRLEFGHDDDLFDGCEVVVRQRMVNQRVAPCPLEVRAVAAEWGDDGRLTFWSSSQNAHGVKGALTSRLGLDEATVRVIVPDVGGGFGAKLGGSPDELLVAWLARELARPLRWLETRSESMVALGHGRAQVQQVELGGRRDGTFEAYRLTILQDAGAYPDVGAVLPFMSRLMTTGVYDVAKAECDAVSVVTNTTPIVSYRGAGRPEAAAALERAVDLFATEIGADPAELRRRNFIAKDAFPYTTPVGTTYDCGDYERALDLVLQTANYAALRAEQAQRRARGDVRQLGLGLAVYVEVTAGPFADKEWGGLEVRADGTALVRTGISPHGQGHHTSLAMIASDALGIPIDDIEVVHGDTDAVPQGGGTSASRSLQIGGTAVLQASEQVVDQARHLAAALLEANPDDVVLDKVNGRFHVAGTPTIGRTWSELAAESQSSESESSESESSESESGTRGGLRAELVFEAASPTFPFGAHLAVVEVDMETGRVELQRLVAVDDAGRILNPLMAEGQIHGGLAQGVAQALLEEVRYDDDGNPLTTNLADYAFVSAVELPSFETVSMETPTPVNPLGAKGIGESGSIGSTPAVQNAVVDALSHLGVRHVDMPATPERVWRAIRGTVTS, encoded by the coding sequence GTGAGCATCCTTGGCAACCGTGTCCAGCGCAAGGAGGATCCCAAGCTCCTCACGGGTGGCGCGACCTACGTCGACAACCTGAAGCTGCCGGGGGCCGCGTACGTGACCTACGTGCGCTCGACCATGCCCCACGCCCGCATTGCGTCGATCGACGTCGACGACGCGCGTTCCGCGCCCGGCGTCATCGGCGTGTTCACCGCGGCTGACGTCGACCTCCCCGCGATGACGCCGACCATCCCCATGCTCGACCAGACGATGACACGGCCGTTCCTCGCCGACGGCGTCGTGCGTTTCGCGGGTGAGGCGATCGTAGCCATCGTCACCGAGGAGCGGTACCAGGGTGAGGACGCAGCCGAGCTGGTGTTCGTCGACTACGAGCCGCTGCCCGTGGTGGTCGATCCCGAAGCCGCGGAGCAGAGCGAGGTCGTGCTCTTCCCCGACGCGGGCACCAACGTCGCCATGCGCCTCGAGTTCGGTCACGACGACGACCTGTTCGACGGGTGCGAGGTGGTGGTGCGCCAGCGCATGGTCAACCAACGCGTCGCCCCGTGCCCGCTCGAGGTCCGCGCCGTGGCGGCCGAATGGGGCGACGACGGGCGACTCACGTTCTGGTCGAGCAGCCAGAACGCCCACGGTGTGAAGGGCGCGCTCACCTCGCGGCTCGGGCTCGACGAGGCGACCGTGCGCGTGATCGTCCCCGACGTGGGTGGCGGCTTCGGCGCCAAGCTCGGCGGCTCGCCCGACGAGCTCCTGGTGGCGTGGCTGGCACGGGAGCTCGCCCGGCCGCTGCGCTGGCTCGAGACGCGGTCGGAGAGCATGGTCGCACTGGGCCACGGCCGCGCCCAGGTGCAGCAGGTCGAGCTCGGCGGCCGGCGCGATGGCACCTTCGAGGCCTACCGCCTCACCATCCTGCAGGACGCCGGCGCCTACCCCGACGTCGGCGCGGTCCTGCCGTTCATGTCGCGTCTGATGACAACCGGCGTGTACGACGTCGCGAAAGCGGAGTGCGACGCCGTCTCGGTCGTGACCAACACCACGCCGATCGTCTCCTACCGGGGCGCCGGGCGCCCCGAGGCGGCGGCCGCCCTCGAGCGCGCGGTCGACCTGTTCGCGACCGAGATCGGTGCCGATCCCGCAGAGCTCCGCCGGCGCAACTTCATCGCGAAGGACGCGTTCCCGTACACCACTCCGGTGGGAACGACCTACGACTGCGGCGACTACGAGCGCGCCCTCGACCTGGTGCTCCAGACGGCGAACTACGCGGCCCTGCGGGCCGAGCAGGCGCAGCGCCGGGCGCGCGGCGACGTGCGACAGCTCGGGCTCGGGCTCGCGGTGTACGTGGAGGTGACCGCGGGCCCATTCGCCGACAAGGAGTGGGGGGGTCTCGAGGTGCGCGCCGACGGGACCGCGCTCGTGCGCACGGGCATCTCGCCGCACGGTCAGGGCCACCACACGAGCCTCGCCATGATCGCGAGCGACGCGCTCGGCATCCCGATCGACGACATCGAGGTCGTGCACGGCGACACCGACGCGGTGCCCCAGGGCGGCGGCACGTCGGCGTCGCGCTCGCTGCAGATCGGCGGCACCGCCGTCCTGCAGGCGTCGGAGCAGGTCGTCGACCAGGCGCGGCACCTGGCCGCCGCGCTGCTCGAGGCCAACCCCGACGATGTCGTGCTCGACAAGGTCAACGGCCGCTTCCACGTGGCGGGCACGCCCACCATCGGCCGTACGTGGTCGGAGCTGGCGGCCGAGAGTCAGTCCTCCGAGAGTGAGTCGTCCGAGAGTGAGTCGTCCGAGAGTGAGTCCGGGACGCGGGGCGGGCTGCGGGCCGAGCTCGTCTTCGAGGCCGCCAGCCCCACGTTCCCGTTCGGCGCCCACCTGGCGGTGGTCGAGGTCGACATGGAGACGGGCCGGGTCGAGCTGCAGCGGCTGGTGGCCGTCGACGACGCGGGACGCATCCTCAACCCGCTGATGGCCGAGGGTCAGATCCACGGCGGCCTGGCCCAGGGCGTGGCCCAGGCGCTGCTGGAGGAGGTGCGCTACGACGACGACGGCAACCCGCTCACCACCAACCTGGCCGACTACGCCTTCGTCTCCGCGGTCGAGCTCCCCTCGTTCGAGACCGTCTCGATGGAGACGCCGACACCCGTCAACCCGCTCGGAGCCAAGGGCATCGGCGAGTCGGGCTCGATCGGGTCGACGCCCGCGGTGCAGAACGCCGTCGTCGACGCGCTCTCGCACCTCGGGGTGCGCCACGTCGACATGCCCGCCACACCCGAGCGGGTGTGGCGAGCCATACGAGGGACGGTGACGTCGTGA
- a CDS encoding (2Fe-2S)-binding protein, giving the protein MKISVSVNGTAQEHEIEPRLLLVHLLREVIGLTGTNVGCDTSSCGACTVLVDGESVKSCTMLAAQADGSSITTIEGLADDGRLHRMQEAFREHHGLQCGFCTPGMVMAAVSLLQERPSPTEAEVREGLEGNLCRCTGYHNIVKAVLAASGQRVAV; this is encoded by the coding sequence GTGAAGATCTCGGTGAGCGTCAACGGTACGGCCCAGGAGCACGAGATCGAGCCGCGGCTGCTCCTCGTGCATCTCCTGCGAGAGGTGATTGGCCTCACCGGCACCAACGTGGGGTGCGACACCTCGTCGTGCGGCGCGTGCACGGTTCTCGTCGACGGCGAGTCGGTGAAGTCGTGCACGATGCTCGCGGCGCAGGCGGACGGCTCGTCGATCACAACCATCGAGGGCCTGGCAGACGACGGACGGCTGCACCGGATGCAGGAGGCGTTCCGCGAGCACCACGGGCTGCAGTGCGGCTTCTGCACACCGGGAATGGTGATGGCGGCGGTCTCACTGCTGCAGGAGCGCCCCTCACCGACCGAGGCCGAGGTACGGGAAGGGCTCGAAGGCAACCTGTGCCGCTGTACCGGTTACCACAACATCGTCAAGGCCGTGCTGGCCGCGAGCGGACAACGGGTGGCGGTGTGA